The genomic window TGAGACAAATGTCAAAATCAAAGGGACGCGGACGTTGATAGAACTCAAAGGAATTCATAAGAAATACTGGATGGGAAAAGTTGAGGTCCCGGCGTTAAACGGAGTCTCCCTCGAAATTGAAGACGGTGATTTTGTTGCTATTATGGGGCCTTCCGGAAGCGGTAAGTCGACCTTGCTCAATGTAATCGGTTGTCTTGACATACCCACCAGTGGTGAATACCGCCTGGATGGGATACCTGTCCAAGGGATGGCTGAACGGGAGCTGGCAAATATCAGAAACCAGAAACTGGGTTTCGTTTTTCAGAGTTTCAATCTTCTTCCCAGACAGAGCGCGCTCAAGAACGTGGAGCTTCCTCTTGTTTATGCAGGCCGTAGTAGATTGAGGAAGAAGACGGCCCTAGGCGCTCTTGAAATAGTCGGTCTTGAGGACAGGGCTCTTCACAGGCCGGCCGAGCTGTCTGGTGGAGAGCAGCAACGCGTGGCCATTGCAAGAGCTCTGGTGAATGATCCTTCCATAATTCTCGCAGATGAGCCCACAGGCAACCTGGATTCGGCTTCAGGGGAGGAGATTATCTCAATTCTTGAGGAACTGAACGACAAAGGAAAAACGATAGTACTTGTGACACATGAAGACTTCATTGCGGCCCGGGCAAAGAGAATAGTGAAAATGATCGACGGCAAAGTCGTCGAAGACGAAAGGAAAAATGGTCAAAGACCTAAAGAACCGGCAAAGGAAAAAGAACCTGAAAGAAGACCAGGAAGGCGAAGATTCAATCCTGGAGAATGGAAGGAAAGCCTTTCTATGGCCGTTTCTTCCATTCTTGCAACCAGACTCCGTTCTTTTCTCACCATGCTTGGGATGATTGTCGGTGTGGCTTGCGTGATAGCGATGATATCACTTGGACAAGGAGCGAGAGACCAGATAACTGAAAGGATAGAGAGCCTTGGTGCAAACCTTCTTTTTGTTCAGCCTGGTGCGGCCAGAGAAAGACACGTGAGGTATGAAAGAGGGTCAGTGGTGAGTCTGGTGGCTGAAGATGCTCATGCATTGAATGACGAAGCTCCTGCTGTGGCTCAAGTTGCCCCTAATCTGACCCGCTCTGCTCAAGTTGTGTATCGTAACAATAATGTTAGGACCCGTATTCATTCGACAACAGAAAACTATCCCTCAATCAGAAATTCTCCTGTTGAAAAGGGCATATTCTTCTCAAAGGAGGACGAAACTCAAAAGAGGCGTGTAGCTGTTCTCGGCCAAACAGTGGTCAGAGAACTTTTTGAAGAAAAAGACCCTCTAGGCGAGTACATCAAGATAAATAGAGTCAATTTCCAGGTCATAGGAATCATGCGGTCCAAAGGAGGATTTGGATGGCGGGATGAGGACGATATAGTCTACATTCCCTTGTCCACAGGTCAAAAGAGACTGTTTGGCGTTGACTACTTGGGCTGGATAGATGTCGAGGTTTCTTCCAGGAACTTGATGAAGAAGGCAGAAGAAGAGATAACTCAGATATTAAGAAGAAGACACAAGATACAACCCG from candidate division TA06 bacterium includes these protein-coding regions:
- a CDS encoding ATP-binding cassette domain-containing protein, whose product is MIELKGIHKKYWMGKVEVPALNGVSLEIEDGDFVAIMGPSGSGKSTLLNVIGCLDIPTSGEYRLDGIPVQGMAERELANIRNQKLGFVFQSFNLLPRQSALKNVELPLVYAGRSRLRKKTALGALEIVGLEDRALHRPAELSGGEQQRVAIARALVNDPSIILADEPTGNLDSASGEEIISILEELNDKGKTIVLVTHEDFIAARAKRIVKMIDGKVVEDERKNGQRPKEPAKEKEPERRPGRRRFNPGEWKESLSMAVSSILATRLRSFLTMLGMIVGVACVIAMISLGQGARDQITERIESLGANLLFVQPGAARERHVRYERGSVVSLVAEDAHALNDEAPAVAQVAPNLTRSAQVVYRNNNVRTRIHSTTENYPSIRNSPVEKGIFFSKEDETQKRRVAVLGQTVVRELFEEKDPLGEYIKINRVNFQVIGIMRSKGGFGWRDEDDIVYIPLSTGQKRLFGVDYLGWIDVEVSSRNLMKKAEEEITQILRRRHKIQPGAPDDFHIRSQAEYLSTVQETSKTFTLLLAGIATVSLIVGGIGIMNIMLVSVTERTREIGIRKALGGQRRDILGQFLIEAVMLSLTGGALGILLGIVFSRFMSRIGGWPTSVSPNAVLLSFTFAVVIGLFFGLYPARRAASLRPIEALRYE